One window of Elaeis guineensis isolate ETL-2024a chromosome 11, EG11, whole genome shotgun sequence genomic DNA carries:
- the LOC105053611 gene encoding uncharacterized protein isoform X2, giving the protein MTDMKGSSSTISDIAALHKEWDEISCPICMDHPHNAVLLICSSHEKGCRSYICDTSYRHSNCLDRFKKLKVTNMDSSSQPSSSILENSDTGSLAPRDSRNPNSESIFGGPSIRRNSVETHEDYVFQENNEGNTSGLFETLEDNNNGQETERSTVGQGGERNGLQESDGNNASEGNCLKCPLCRGTVIGWMIVKEARQYLDQKPRACSRESCSFSGNYMELRRHARRVHPLTRPADVDPSRQRAWRRLEHQREYGDILSAIRSAMPGAIVLGDYVIDNGDGLSRDRESYGSGEGAGPWWTTFFLFHMIGSSPIGSRHEPRSSSRAWRTHRRSGHRNLWGENLLGLQDDDDDGSLDDDIPIPRRRRRFMRSRPDEEQP; this is encoded by the coding sequence ATGACAGATATGAAAGGAAGCAGTTCTACTATTTCAGACATTGCTGCTTTGCACAAGGAATGGGATGAGATTTCATGCCCAATTTGCATGGACCATCCTCATAATGCTGTACTCCTAATCTGCAGTTCTCACGAGAAAGGGTGCAGATCTTACATCTGTGATACTAGTTACCGGCATTCAAATTGCCTGGACCGATTTAAAAAACTGAAAGTGACTAATATGGACAGCTCTTCTCAGCCAAGCTCTTCCATCCTCGAGAACTCTGACACTGGAAGTCTTGCACCAAGGGATTCTCGTAATCCCAATTCTGAATCTATTTTTGGGGGCCCAAGTATCAGAAGAAACTCGGTGGAAACCCATGAAGATTATGTCTTTCAAGAAAACAATGAAGGGAACACTTCAGGCTTATTTGAAACTTTGGAAGATAATAATAATGGCCAAGAAACTGAGAGATCTACAGTAGGTCAGGGGGGAGAAAGGAATGGACTGCAGGAGTCTGATGGCAATAATGCATCCGAAGGGAACTGCTTGAAGTGCCCCCTTTGCCGAGGAACTGTCATCGGTTGGATGATTGTTAAAGAAGCAAGACAGTATCTGGACCAGAAACCAAGGGCATGCTCTAGGGAATCATGCTCCTTTTCTGGCAACTACATGGAGCTGCGAAGACATGCCCGGAGGGTCCATCCTCTAACAAGGCCTGCTGATGTGGACCCATCACGACAGCGTGCCTGGCGCCGCCTGGAACACCAGCGGGAGTATGGTGACATCCTCAGTGCTATCAGATCAGCAATGCCAGGTGCAATTGTGCTAGGTGACTATGTTATAGACAATGGAGATGGGCTATCCCGTGACAGGGAAAGCTATGGATCAGGTGAAGGGGCTGGGCCATGGTGGACAACTTTCTTTCTGTTCCATATGATTGGCAGCAGCCCTATTGGGTCCCGTCATGAGCCAAGGAGCTCATCTAGGGCTTGGCGGACGCATCGACGCTCAGGACACCGTAATCTATGGGGAGAGAACCTATTAGGTTtgcaagatgatgatgatgatgggagCCTAGATGATGATATTCCAATACCGAGGAGGCGTCGGAGATTCATGAGATCCAGACCTGATGAGGAGCAGCCATGA
- the LOC105053611 gene encoding uncharacterized protein isoform X1 — protein sequence METNVLGKNIQAHQTRTAPESLYFELLMTDMKGSSSTISDIAALHKEWDEISCPICMDHPHNAVLLICSSHEKGCRSYICDTSYRHSNCLDRFKKLKVTNMDSSSQPSSSILENSDTGSLAPRDSRNPNSESIFGGPSIRRNSVETHEDYVFQENNEGNTSGLFETLEDNNNGQETERSTVGQGGERNGLQESDGNNASEGNCLKCPLCRGTVIGWMIVKEARQYLDQKPRACSRESCSFSGNYMELRRHARRVHPLTRPADVDPSRQRAWRRLEHQREYGDILSAIRSAMPGAIVLGDYVIDNGDGLSRDRESYGSGEGAGPWWTTFFLFHMIGSSPIGSRHEPRSSSRAWRTHRRSGHRNLWGENLLGLQDDDDDGSLDDDIPIPRRRRRFMRSRPDEEQP from the coding sequence ATGACAGATATGAAAGGAAGCAGTTCTACTATTTCAGACATTGCTGCTTTGCACAAGGAATGGGATGAGATTTCATGCCCAATTTGCATGGACCATCCTCATAATGCTGTACTCCTAATCTGCAGTTCTCACGAGAAAGGGTGCAGATCTTACATCTGTGATACTAGTTACCGGCATTCAAATTGCCTGGACCGATTTAAAAAACTGAAAGTGACTAATATGGACAGCTCTTCTCAGCCAAGCTCTTCCATCCTCGAGAACTCTGACACTGGAAGTCTTGCACCAAGGGATTCTCGTAATCCCAATTCTGAATCTATTTTTGGGGGCCCAAGTATCAGAAGAAACTCGGTGGAAACCCATGAAGATTATGTCTTTCAAGAAAACAATGAAGGGAACACTTCAGGCTTATTTGAAACTTTGGAAGATAATAATAATGGCCAAGAAACTGAGAGATCTACAGTAGGTCAGGGGGGAGAAAGGAATGGACTGCAGGAGTCTGATGGCAATAATGCATCCGAAGGGAACTGCTTGAAGTGCCCCCTTTGCCGAGGAACTGTCATCGGTTGGATGATTGTTAAAGAAGCAAGACAGTATCTGGACCAGAAACCAAGGGCATGCTCTAGGGAATCATGCTCCTTTTCTGGCAACTACATGGAGCTGCGAAGACATGCCCGGAGGGTCCATCCTCTAACAAGGCCTGCTGATGTGGACCCATCACGACAGCGTGCCTGGCGCCGCCTGGAACACCAGCGGGAGTATGGTGACATCCTCAGTGCTATCAGATCAGCAATGCCAGGTGCAATTGTGCTAGGTGACTATGTTATAGACAATGGAGATGGGCTATCCCGTGACAGGGAAAGCTATGGATCAGGTGAAGGGGCTGGGCCATGGTGGACAACTTTCTTTCTGTTCCATATGATTGGCAGCAGCCCTATTGGGTCCCGTCATGAGCCAAGGAGCTCATCTAGGGCTTGGCGGACGCATCGACGCTCAGGACACCGTAATCTATGGGGAGAGAACCTATTAGGTTtgcaagatgatgatgatgatgggagCCTAGATGATGATATTCCAATACCGAGGAGGCGTCGGAGATTCATGAGATCCAGACCTGATGAGGAGCAGCCATGA
- the LOC105053611 gene encoding uncharacterized protein isoform X3, protein MKGSSSTISDIAALHKEWDEISCPICMDHPHNAVLLICSSHEKGCRSYICDTSYRHSNCLDRFKKLKVTNMDSSSQPSSSILENSDTGSLAPRDSRNPNSESIFGGPSIRRNSVETHEDYVFQENNEGNTSGLFETLEDNNNGQETERSTVGQGGERNGLQESDGNNASEGNCLKCPLCRGTVIGWMIVKEARQYLDQKPRACSRESCSFSGNYMELRRHARRVHPLTRPADVDPSRQRAWRRLEHQREYGDILSAIRSAMPGAIVLGDYVIDNGDGLSRDRESYGSGEGAGPWWTTFFLFHMIGSSPIGSRHEPRSSSRAWRTHRRSGHRNLWGENLLGLQDDDDDGSLDDDIPIPRRRRRFMRSRPDEEQP, encoded by the coding sequence ATGAAAGGAAGCAGTTCTACTATTTCAGACATTGCTGCTTTGCACAAGGAATGGGATGAGATTTCATGCCCAATTTGCATGGACCATCCTCATAATGCTGTACTCCTAATCTGCAGTTCTCACGAGAAAGGGTGCAGATCTTACATCTGTGATACTAGTTACCGGCATTCAAATTGCCTGGACCGATTTAAAAAACTGAAAGTGACTAATATGGACAGCTCTTCTCAGCCAAGCTCTTCCATCCTCGAGAACTCTGACACTGGAAGTCTTGCACCAAGGGATTCTCGTAATCCCAATTCTGAATCTATTTTTGGGGGCCCAAGTATCAGAAGAAACTCGGTGGAAACCCATGAAGATTATGTCTTTCAAGAAAACAATGAAGGGAACACTTCAGGCTTATTTGAAACTTTGGAAGATAATAATAATGGCCAAGAAACTGAGAGATCTACAGTAGGTCAGGGGGGAGAAAGGAATGGACTGCAGGAGTCTGATGGCAATAATGCATCCGAAGGGAACTGCTTGAAGTGCCCCCTTTGCCGAGGAACTGTCATCGGTTGGATGATTGTTAAAGAAGCAAGACAGTATCTGGACCAGAAACCAAGGGCATGCTCTAGGGAATCATGCTCCTTTTCTGGCAACTACATGGAGCTGCGAAGACATGCCCGGAGGGTCCATCCTCTAACAAGGCCTGCTGATGTGGACCCATCACGACAGCGTGCCTGGCGCCGCCTGGAACACCAGCGGGAGTATGGTGACATCCTCAGTGCTATCAGATCAGCAATGCCAGGTGCAATTGTGCTAGGTGACTATGTTATAGACAATGGAGATGGGCTATCCCGTGACAGGGAAAGCTATGGATCAGGTGAAGGGGCTGGGCCATGGTGGACAACTTTCTTTCTGTTCCATATGATTGGCAGCAGCCCTATTGGGTCCCGTCATGAGCCAAGGAGCTCATCTAGGGCTTGGCGGACGCATCGACGCTCAGGACACCGTAATCTATGGGGAGAGAACCTATTAGGTTtgcaagatgatgatgatgatgggagCCTAGATGATGATATTCCAATACCGAGGAGGCGTCGGAGATTCATGAGATCCAGACCTGATGAGGAGCAGCCATGA